In one window of Fusobacterium sp. DD2 DNA:
- the asnS gene encoding asparagine--tRNA ligase, producing the protein MEKVTVKSLFRETEKYLDKEVVITGWVKKMRDQKNFGFMEVNDGSFFKGIQVVFTNELPNYDEISHLSIISSVEVKGKLIKSQGAGQDVEIAATEVNVFQKADLSYPLQNKRHTFEFLRTKAHLRPRTNTFAAVFRVRSVVAYAIHKFFQENGFVYVHTPIITGSDCEGAGEMFRVTTLDLNNLPKKEDGTVDESKDFFGKETNLTVSGQLSGETFCSAFRNIYTFGPTFRAENSNTARHASEFWMIEPEIAFADLNANMELAEAMVKYIIKYVMDECPEEIEFFNKFIEKGLIDKLNNVLNNDFARLTYTEAIDILLKSGKKFDYPVEWGIDLQSEHERYLAEQHFKKPVFLTDYPKDIKAFYMKLNPDGKTVRAMDLLAPGIGEIIGGSQREDSLEILENRINELGMNPEDYEFYLDLRRFGSFPHSGYGLGFERMIMYITGMTNIRDVIPFPRTPNNAEF; encoded by the coding sequence ATGGAAAAAGTTACAGTAAAATCTCTTTTTAGAGAGACAGAAAAATATTTAGATAAAGAAGTGGTAATAACTGGTTGGGTTAAAAAAATGAGAGACCAGAAAAACTTCGGATTTATGGAAGTTAATGATGGATCTTTCTTTAAAGGAATTCAAGTAGTATTCACAAATGAATTACCAAACTACGATGAAATTTCTCACTTATCTATCATATCTTCAGTAGAAGTAAAAGGAAAATTAATAAAATCACAAGGTGCAGGACAGGATGTAGAGATCGCTGCAACTGAAGTTAATGTATTCCAAAAAGCTGATTTAAGCTATCCATTACAAAATAAAAGACATACTTTTGAATTCTTAAGAACAAAAGCTCACTTAAGACCAAGAACAAATACATTTGCTGCAGTATTCAGAGTAAGATCTGTTGTTGCTTATGCAATTCACAAATTCTTCCAAGAAAATGGATTTGTATATGTTCACACTCCAATTATAACAGGATCTGACTGTGAAGGTGCAGGAGAGATGTTCAGAGTAACTACTCTTGATCTAAACAATCTTCCTAAAAAAGAAGATGGAACAGTAGATGAGTCTAAAGACTTCTTTGGTAAAGAAACTAACTTAACAGTAAGTGGACAATTAAGTGGAGAAACTTTCTGTTCAGCATTTAGAAATATCTATACATTTGGACCAACATTTAGAGCAGAAAACTCAAATACAGCAAGACACGCTTCAGAATTCTGGATGATAGAACCTGAAATCGCTTTTGCTGACCTTAATGCAAATATGGAACTTGCTGAAGCAATGGTTAAATATATAATCAAATATGTTATGGATGAGTGTCCTGAAGAGATAGAATTCTTCAATAAATTTATTGAAAAAGGATTAATTGACAAATTAAATAACGTATTAAATAACGACTTTGCAAGACTTACATATACAGAAGCAATTGATATCCTATTAAAATCAGGTAAGAAATTTGATTATCCAGTAGAATGGGGAATCGACTTACAAAGTGAACATGAAAGATATCTTGCAGAACAACACTTTAAGAAGCCAGTATTCTTAACTGACTATCCAAAAGATATTAAAGCTTTCTATATGAAACTTAATCCAGATGGAAAAACAGTTAGAGCAATGGACTTATTAGCTCCTGGAATTGGAGAGATAATAGGTGGATCTCAAAGAGAAGATAGCTTAGAAATTCTTGAAAATAGAATCAATGAGTTAGGAATGAACCCTGAAGATTATGAATTTTATTTAGATTTAAGAAGATTTGGAAGTTTCCCACATTCAGGATACGGTCTTGGATTTGAAAGAATGATTATGTATATCACTGGAATGACTAACATCCGTGACGTAATCCCATTCCCAAGAACACCAAATAATGCAGAGTTTTAA
- a CDS encoding DUF896 domain-containing protein — translation MEMKDIIAKVNYFSKLARERELTKEEQEEREKYRKMYLEKFKAQVKGHLDSIKIVDNIDDGKDDNKLI, via the coding sequence ATGGAAATGAAAGATATAATAGCCAAAGTAAATTATTTCTCAAAATTGGCAAGAGAAAGAGAACTTACAAAGGAAGAACAGGAAGAAAGAGAAAAATACAGAAAGATGTATCTTGAAAAGTTTAAAGCACAGGTAAAGGGACATCTGGACAGTATTAAAATCGTTGATAATATAGACGACGGAAAAGATGATAATAAATTAATATAA
- a CDS encoding DUF3298 domain-containing protein has protein sequence MKIFRNLVFSIFLSFLFLACDGEQKTTAIPKPEIEVTALESTDKSDYYEYNLRIPQISNAESEDIVYFNLTMQENIRTIIDDLANKDEWGIQDANISFEEHKNDYNMVSITLLRSIHTVGGAHYDTTLEAYNINKKDNSLMTFEKLFSDDDIEHFNMLINDKIRNHVQIKNIQGAPCDLYEEAEADIRNAVFYFEGEDLVFVFQEYDLGPHSSGMPVFKFSRKEIKKHINLDI, from the coding sequence ATGAAAATATTTAGAAACTTAGTGTTTTCTATTTTTTTATCTTTTTTATTTTTAGCTTGCGATGGAGAACAAAAAACCACTGCTATTCCAAAGCCTGAAATAGAAGTTACAGCTTTAGAAAGTACAGATAAAAGTGATTATTATGAATATAATTTAAGAATTCCACAGATATCAAATGCTGAAAGTGAAGACATAGTCTATTTCAATCTTACTATGCAAGAGAATATCCGTACTATAATTGATGATTTAGCAAATAAAGATGAGTGGGGAATACAGGATGCCAATATCTCTTTTGAAGAGCATAAAAATGATTACAATATGGTATCTATCACTTTACTGAGAAGTATTCACACAGTTGGTGGAGCTCATTATGATACAACACTTGAAGCTTATAACATAAATAAAAAAGATAATTCATTGATGACTTTTGAAAAACTTTTTAGTGATGATGATATTGAGCATTTTAATATGCTTATTAATGATAAAATAAGAAACCATGTACAGATAAAAAATATTCAAGGTGCTCCATGTGACTTATATGAAGAAGCTGAAGCAGATATAAGAAATGCTGTTTTCTATTTTGAAGGAGAGGACTTGGTATTTGTATTTCAGGAATATGATTTAGGACCTCACTCAAGTGGTATGCCTGTTTTCAAATTTAGTAGAAAAGAGATTAAAAAGCATATAAATTTGGATATATAA
- a CDS encoding phosphatidylglycerol lysyltransferase domain-containing protein translates to MDWKELTINDKEVIDEYTKGRFTTCDLNFSNQVLWSEGENTKFRIVDDVLILKGTYMDKDYYYMPIPKSESEVNLKSWKEVIKGILNEGGQIVFVPEYWKNLLEKDFVLEERRDSFDYVYNGFDLAYLKGRKYSKKKNRINNFRKSYIYEYEKLNDDNVKDVVDFQNHWYHDNGSLEVLKNEHLGILNLLKNYKYLGIKGGLIKVDGKIVAYTLGEQLTEDYAIIHIEKALNDYTGSYQMINQLFIQNEFENLKYINREDDFGDEGLREAKESYHPEFLLKKYEITGVR, encoded by the coding sequence ATGGACTGGAAAGAACTTACAATAAATGACAAAGAGGTCATTGATGAATACACCAAAGGAAGATTTACTACATGTGATTTGAACTTTTCAAATCAGGTGCTTTGGAGTGAGGGAGAGAATACAAAATTTAGAATAGTTGATGATGTTCTTATATTAAAAGGTACATATATGGATAAGGACTACTACTATATGCCTATTCCTAAAAGTGAAAGTGAAGTAAATCTTAAATCATGGAAAGAGGTAATAAAAGGTATTCTAAATGAGGGTGGACAGATTGTATTTGTTCCTGAATACTGGAAAAATCTGTTGGAGAAAGATTTTGTATTAGAAGAACGTCGTGACAGCTTTGACTATGTTTACAATGGATTTGACCTTGCATACTTAAAAGGAAGAAAATACTCTAAGAAAAAAAACAGGATCAACAACTTTAGAAAATCATATATTTACGAATATGAAAAACTTAATGATGATAATGTAAAAGATGTAGTTGATTTTCAAAATCACTGGTATCATGACAATGGAAGTTTAGAAGTACTTAAAAATGAACATTTAGGTATTTTAAATCTTCTTAAAAATTATAAGTATTTGGGAATAAAAGGTGGCTTAATAAAAGTTGATGGTAAGATTGTTGCCTATACATTAGGTGAACAGTTAACAGAGGATTATGCAATCATTCATATAGAAAAAGCATTAAACGACTATACTGGAAGCTATCAGATGATTAATCAACTTTTTATTCAAAATGAATTTGAAAATCTGAAATATATAAATAGAGAAGACGATTTTGGAGATGAGGGACTAAGAGAAGCAAAGGAATCTTATCATCCAGAATTTCTTTTGAAAAAATATGAAATAACTGGGGTTAGATAA
- the dinB gene encoding DNA polymerase IV, translating into MRRVILHYDMDAFYASIEIRDNPKLKGLPIVVGSSIVTTASYEARRFGIHSAMSTFEAKRLCSNLIVVPVNKDKYIEISDFIHSLVLKITEKIEFIALDEGYIDMTGILTDPSEFARFAQKFRERIFYHTKLTCSVGIGFNKLTAKMGSNMNKPRGQYIFYDKKQFVKYIKEKDIGIIPGVGKKFKAVLNKNNIFLVKDLYPYSLNELVATYGKARGELLYLSIRGIDHSKVEYDRERFSIGNENSYRYAITDEVELKKEFFDIFNHSYERLVEKKVLAKTINIKLKFEKGKTITRAKTIFDPTDDRDILYLNMEELIGEVELQFPIKLVGVSFSNLIKKSVRQLTFF; encoded by the coding sequence ATGAGAAGAGTTATTCTGCACTATGATATGGATGCATTTTATGCTTCTATAGAGATAAGAGATAACCCAAAATTAAAAGGTTTGCCAATAGTAGTTGGAAGCAGTATAGTCACTACAGCCAGTTATGAAGCAAGAAGATTTGGAATACACTCTGCAATGAGTACATTTGAAGCTAAAAGACTATGCAGCAATCTTATAGTTGTTCCTGTAAATAAAGATAAATATATTGAGATATCTGATTTTATACACTCACTTGTTTTAAAAATCACTGAGAAGATTGAGTTTATAGCTTTAGATGAGGGATATATAGATATGACTGGAATTTTAACTGACCCATCTGAATTTGCCAGATTTGCACAAAAATTCAGAGAGCGTATATTCTATCATACCAAACTTACCTGCTCTGTAGGAATAGGCTTTAATAAGCTCACAGCTAAAATGGGAAGCAATATGAATAAACCTCGTGGTCAGTATATATTTTACGATAAAAAACAGTTTGTGAAATATATTAAAGAGAAGGATATAGGAATTATTCCAGGAGTTGGGAAGAAATTCAAAGCTGTTCTTAATAAAAACAATATTTTCTTAGTAAAGGACCTGTATCCGTATAGTTTAAATGAGCTGGTTGCAACATATGGTAAGGCAAGAGGAGAACTTTTATACCTATCCATAAGAGGGATTGACCACTCAAAAGTTGAGTATGACAGAGAGAGATTTTCAATCGGTAATGAAAACAGCTATAGATATGCTATAACAGATGAAGTGGAGTTAAAAAAAGAGTTCTTTGATATATTCAATCACTCATATGAAAGATTAGTTGAAAAAAAGGTTCTTGCTAAGACAATAAATATAAAGCTTAAATTTGAAAAAGGTAAGACAATTACAAGGGCAAAGACCATTTTCGACCCAACAGATGACAGAGATATTCTCTATTTAAATATGGAAGAACTCATTGGAGAGGTGGAATTACAATTTCCAATAAAACTTGTAGGTGTGTCATTTAGCAATTTAATCAAAAAATCTGTTAGGCAATTGACATTTTTTTAG
- a CDS encoding XRE family transcriptional regulator gives MGVEINIGKRVKSVRLAKGILLKDLAKECGISSSMLSQIEKGNANPSLNTIKTIAKALEIPMFKFFIEPEMSLYSANVLKKEDRKVILDEGVIYEVLTPEGTKKLECMKMVLSKKNSESSKKPLSHEGEEVALVLSGKVKITIGEEDCEMLEGDSIQIPALIPHKWTNIHEKESVVVYTVTPPGS, from the coding sequence ATGGGTGTAGAAATTAATATTGGCAAAAGAGTAAAAAGTGTACGTTTAGCAAAGGGAATTCTTTTAAAAGATTTGGCAAAAGAATGTGGAATCTCATCTTCTATGTTAAGTCAGATTGAAAAAGGCAATGCCAATCCTTCTTTAAATACCATCAAAACAATAGCAAAAGCACTGGAAATTCCAATGTTCAAGTTTTTTATTGAACCTGAAATGAGCTTGTATTCAGCAAATGTACTAAAAAAAGAGGACAGAAAGGTAATTTTGGATGAAGGGGTTATATATGAGGTATTAACACCTGAGGGAACTAAAAAACTTGAATGTATGAAGATGGTTCTAAGTAAAAAGAACAGTGAATCATCTAAAAAGCCTTTATCACATGAGGGGGAAGAAGTTGCTTTAGTGCTTAGTGGGAAAGTAAAGATCACTATTGGAGAAGAAGACTGTGAGATGTTAGAAGGGGATTCTATACAGATACCTGCCTTAATCCCACATAAGTGGACGAATATTCATGAGAAAGAGAGTGTAGTTGTCTATACAGTTACACCACCAGGTTCTTAA
- a CDS encoding alanine racemase, with translation MKKVELKTPAIVLNLKALKNNIKLYQALCTNYHKEMWPMMKTHKSMEILKMQVEAGATGVLCGTLDEAEACAENNIPKIMYAYPVASKESIDRVIALTKKSDFITRIDSYEGAKLLNDQAVKNGVEVSYTIIIDSGLHRFGIAPEKVVEFADRLKEFKGLKFRGISSHPGHVYGATSNEEIESYVKDECDSLNKAVTFLKEAGYEPEYVTSGSTPTFAGAITDKNINVYHPGNYVFLDTIQLSLGKAKEKDCALRVYATIISHPREDLYLCDAGAKCLGLDKGAHGNSSIVGYGTVVGHPEAIVDSLSEEVGKIHIDGKTDLKIGDKIEIIPNHSCSTANLCSYYTVIDGDEVIGSIEVDVRGNSIKLAK, from the coding sequence ATGAAAAAAGTTGAACTAAAGACTCCAGCAATAGTGTTAAATTTAAAAGCCTTAAAGAACAATATAAAACTTTATCAGGCATTATGTACAAATTATCACAAAGAGATGTGGCCAATGATGAAGACACATAAGAGTATGGAGATCTTGAAAATGCAGGTGGAAGCTGGGGCAACTGGTGTCCTGTGTGGAACTTTAGATGAAGCTGAAGCATGTGCAGAGAACAATATTCCAAAGATTATGTATGCATACCCTGTGGCAAGTAAAGAGAGCATTGATAGGGTAATAGCTCTTACTAAGAAAAGTGATTTTATTACAAGAATAGATTCATATGAGGGTGCAAAACTATTAAATGACCAAGCTGTCAAAAATGGAGTTGAGGTAAGCTACACAATAATTATAGACAGCGGTCTACATAGATTTGGAATAGCTCCTGAAAAGGTTGTGGAGTTTGCTGACAGGTTAAAAGAGTTTAAGGGATTAAAGTTCAGAGGTATCTCATCTCATCCAGGACATGTATATGGTGCTACATCTAATGAAGAGATTGAAAGCTATGTAAAAGATGAGTGTGACTCTTTAAACAAAGCAGTTACATTTTTAAAAGAAGCAGGTTATGAACCTGAGTATGTTACAAGTGGTTCTACACCTACATTTGCTGGTGCTATAACTGATAAGAATATAAATGTATACCATCCTGGTAACTATGTCTTTTTAGATACAATTCAGCTATCTCTGGGAAAAGCCAAAGAGAAAGATTGTGCTCTAAGAGTCTATGCTACAATTATTTCTCATCCAAGAGAGGATCTCTATCTCTGTGATGCTGGAGCAAAATGCTTAGGACTTGATAAAGGTGCTCATGGGAATTCATCTATTGTTGGATATGGAACTGTAGTTGGACATCCTGAAGCTATAGTTGACTCACTTTCTGAAGAGGTTGGAAAGATACATATAGATGGAAAGACAGATCTTAAAATAGGAGATAAGATAGAGATAATTCCAAATCACTCATGTTCTACTGCTAATCTTTGCAGTTATTATACTGTGATTGATGGAGATGAAGTAATTGGGAGCATTGAGGTAGATGTAAGAGGAAACTCTATAAAATTAGCAAAGTAA
- the corA gene encoding magnesium/cobalt transporter CorA yields the protein MDESKNRKKKIGLPPGSILYTGENPQHKVNIEMIAYNDSVIKREIFDEDENLDVLKKDFKGVKWINIDGIHNIALIKKIGDLFNLDNLVMEDVANSTQRAKVEEREDYLFIVLKMLNINLISKDITYEQISFIVGEDYLLTFQETPGDVLDSVRARIESPNYKMRKKSIGYLTYAILDSIVDYYFMVLDEVEIEIDKLESKVINDSEREDLQSIITLKQKVSTLKRTIGPIRELITRLQTKSVAEYLNEDIKIYLTDLSDHGIIVYDTLDILNTRVTELIQLYHSTISNGMNEIMKILAIISTVFMPLSFLTSLYGMNFDNMPELHTRYGYFFLLGAMFVLVLGMIAYFKNKKWF from the coding sequence ATGGATGAGTCAAAGAACAGAAAGAAGAAGATAGGACTTCCACCAGGTAGTATTCTATACACAGGTGAAAATCCTCAACATAAAGTAAATATAGAGATGATTGCATATAATGACAGTGTAATTAAAAGAGAGATATTTGATGAAGATGAAAATTTAGATGTCCTAAAAAAAGATTTTAAAGGGGTAAAATGGATAAATATTGATGGGATACACAATATTGCCCTCATTAAGAAGATTGGAGATTTATTTAATCTGGATAACCTTGTAATGGAAGATGTGGCAAACTCCACTCAACGTGCAAAGGTAGAAGAAAGAGAGGATTATCTTTTTATAGTTCTTAAGATGCTTAATATAAATCTCATATCTAAGGATATTACATATGAGCAAATCTCTTTTATAGTTGGAGAGGATTATCTGTTGACCTTCCAGGAGACACCAGGAGATGTACTTGATTCTGTAAGGGCAAGAATTGAGTCTCCAAACTACAAGATGAGAAAGAAGAGTATAGGTTATCTTACATATGCAATATTAGATAGTATTGTTGACTATTATTTTATGGTTTTAGATGAAGTGGAGATAGAGATAGATAAGCTTGAATCAAAGGTTATAAATGATTCTGAAAGAGAAGACCTTCAATCTATAATCACATTGAAACAGAAGGTTTCTACACTGAAAAGAACTATTGGACCAATCAGAGAGCTTATTACAAGACTTCAGACTAAAAGTGTTGCAGAGTATTTAAATGAGGATATAAAGATATATCTGACAGACCTGTCTGACCATGGAATAATTGTTTATGATACTTTGGATATACTGAATACTCGTGTTACAGAGCTTATTCAGTTGTATCACTCTACAATCAGTAATGGAATGAATGAGATAATGAAAATTCTTGCTATTATATCAACTGTATTTATGCCATTGAGCTTCCTTACGAGCCTTTATGGTATGAACTTTGATAATATGCCTGAACTACACACCAGGTATGGATATTTCTTCCTTTTAGGAGCTATGTTTGTGCTGGTACTTGGTATGATTGCGTATTTCAAAAATAAGAAATGGTTCTAA
- a CDS encoding TaqI-like C-terminal specificity domain-containing protein: protein MNRELNYSIYTPEDIAKSMVARGLALYFSTGDIKEKMDKIRICDISCGNGNLLIPAIEQLIILSKKVYGEYTFKSQWVTGYDIDAFALEEARCKTKRLLKKYGISCNVKFQEMDSLSLEGEKYNIIFGNPPYLGEKNNREIFRNIKSTEFGKKYYEPRMDYFYFFIEKAVELLKKDGIMVYLTTNYWLRADSGVKLRDTLKVNGKYSVMKIFDSSLFSEATGQHNIIFIWKKSLEISDIIEVDISGDKFTTSNSEIYDNNGKIVLADRKSREFNRLFIEKSNYILDDLVNVNQGIISGHDKAFVFDKYENEFKEYLKPFYKSKDIGLYSNEKNQYWILYLDKDTPLNEKLENYLRPFYDKLAKRREVVFDRIKWWQLQWAREKEIFEGPKILVRQRCKTNRFSYDDGKFYGSADIYFITGKNPQVNLFYILGFMNSKIFLEWFKLNGKFKGKNYEFYATPLKETPIYYPENSDELGYIEDLVRKQIKNYDENIQQEIENYFIKVYCK from the coding sequence ATGAATAGGGAGCTTAACTATAGTATTTATACTCCAGAGGATATTGCTAAAAGTATGGTGGCAAGAGGACTTGCACTGTATTTTTCAACAGGAGATATAAAGGAGAAAATGGATAAGATAAGGATATGTGACATTTCATGTGGAAATGGCAATCTTTTAATTCCTGCTATAGAACAACTTATAATCCTTTCTAAGAAGGTGTATGGAGAGTATACTTTTAAAAGTCAGTGGGTAACAGGTTATGATATTGATGCTTTTGCTCTTGAAGAGGCGAGATGCAAGACAAAGAGATTATTAAAAAAGTATGGAATTTCATGTAATGTAAAATTTCAGGAGATGGATTCTCTTTCTTTAGAGGGGGAAAAATACAATATCATATTTGGAAATCCACCATATCTTGGTGAGAAAAACAACAGAGAGATATTTAGAAATATAAAGTCTACTGAGTTTGGGAAAAAATACTATGAGCCCAGAATGGACTATTTTTACTTTTTTATAGAAAAAGCAGTTGAGCTTTTGAAAAAAGATGGAATAATGGTATATTTAACTACTAACTACTGGCTTAGAGCAGACAGTGGAGTAAAGTTAAGAGATACCCTTAAAGTAAATGGAAAGTACAGTGTGATGAAGATATTTGACAGTTCACTTTTCAGTGAGGCAACTGGTCAGCACAATATAATCTTTATCTGGAAAAAATCTCTGGAAATATCTGATATAATAGAGGTAGATATTTCAGGGGATAAGTTCACAACTTCAAATAGTGAAATATATGATAATAATGGAAAAATTGTCCTTGCAGATAGAAAAAGCAGGGAATTTAATAGACTGTTTATAGAAAAATCAAACTATATATTAGATGACCTTGTAAATGTCAATCAGGGGATAATCTCTGGGCATGATAAGGCATTTGTATTTGATAAATATGAAAATGAGTTTAAAGAGTATCTTAAGCCCTTTTACAAGAGTAAGGATATAGGGCTGTATTCCAATGAGAAAAATCAGTACTGGATATTGTATCTGGATAAGGATACGCCTTTAAATGAGAAACTTGAAAATTACTTAAGACCTTTTTATGATAAACTTGCAAAAAGAAGAGAGGTTGTATTTGACAGAATCAAATGGTGGCAATTGCAGTGGGCAAGAGAAAAGGAGATATTTGAAGGTCCTAAGATTTTAGTTAGACAGCGTTGTAAGACTAACCGTTTTTCTTATGATGATGGGAAGTTTTATGGAAGTGCTGATATATATTTTATAACTGGGAAAAATCCTCAGGTAAATCTTTTCTATATTTTGGGATTTATGAACTCAAAGATATTTTTGGAGTGGTTTAAATTAAATGGTAAGTTTAAAGGGAAAAACTATGAGTTTTATGCTACACCTTTAAAAGAGACACCTATATATTATCCTGAAAATAGTGATGAACTTGGATATATTGAGGATTTAGTTAGAAAACAGATAAAAAATTATGATGAAAATATTCAACAGGAGATAGAAAATTATTTTATAAAAGTTTATTGTAAATAA
- the murJ gene encoding murein biosynthesis integral membrane protein MurJ has translation MLRQGISVGAITFISRITGFFRAFLIAYYFGSSGVTDAYFSAFKISNFFRQLLGEGALGNSFIPLYNKLEENEGEKRGKEFIFSVLNLLFIFSTVVTIIMIIFSDGIISAIVGGFPPETKALASELLKIMSIYFVFISLSGMIGAMLNNFRHFLVPASTSIFFNLAIIGSAILCGRKYGINALAWGVVIGGVLQFLVVLPTFFKIVKTYSFKINWKDPYIKKLVIMTLPMLVGIMARQLNTVVDQWFASGLETGAVTALENATRLYLLPVGVFGVSLSTVIYPSLAQAIAKKKTDIAERYIVKGLNILLFLVIPSIFVLTFFSEDVVRLTLSYGKFGEDAVKVTSEALLYYSVGLYFYTGVFLMTRAFYSMENSKFPVISSAISIVINIVLNFVFIGPFGYKGLALSTAIAAGVNFMQLLFEYRRKYICFNLKNTFKFLIKSSVISFIAFLVSFKIDFSLLKLVVFGVIYLAFWGRDLYKNKMEVF, from the coding sequence ATGTTAAGACAGGGAATTTCAGTTGGTGCAATTACATTTATAAGTAGAATTACAGGTTTTTTCAGAGCATTTTTAATAGCTTATTATTTTGGGTCATCAGGAGTCACTGATGCCTATTTCAGTGCCTTTAAAATCAGTAACTTCTTTAGACAGCTTCTGGGAGAGGGAGCTTTGGGAAATTCCTTTATACCTTTGTATAACAAACTGGAAGAAAATGAGGGAGAAAAAAGAGGAAAAGAGTTTATTTTCTCCGTTTTAAATCTTCTATTTATATTTTCAACAGTTGTAACTATTATAATGATTATATTTTCAGATGGGATAATATCAGCTATTGTTGGAGGGTTTCCACCTGAAACAAAGGCTTTGGCATCAGAGCTTTTAAAGATAATGTCTATATATTTTGTCTTTATAAGTCTATCTGGAATGATAGGAGCAATGCTTAACAACTTTAGACACTTTCTGGTTCCTGCATCTACATCTATATTTTTTAACCTTGCAATAATAGGGTCTGCAATCCTATGTGGTAGAAAATATGGAATAAATGCTCTTGCATGGGGTGTTGTAATTGGTGGAGTATTGCAGTTTTTGGTAGTTTTGCCAACTTTTTTTAAAATAGTAAAAACTTATTCTTTTAAAATAAATTGGAAAGATCCATATATTAAAAAACTGGTAATTATGACTCTGCCTATGCTTGTAGGTATAATGGCAAGACAGCTTAATACAGTTGTAGACCAGTGGTTTGCATCAGGTCTTGAGACAGGTGCTGTAACTGCTCTTGAAAATGCTACAAGACTGTATTTACTACCTGTAGGGGTATTTGGAGTGTCACTTAGTACAGTTATATACCCATCACTTGCACAGGCTATTGCAAAGAAAAAAACAGATATAGCTGAAAGATATATTGTAAAAGGACTGAATATCCTTCTATTTTTAGTAATACCATCAATATTTGTTCTTACTTTTTTCAGTGAAGATGTAGTAAGACTTACACTATCATATGGTAAATTTGGTGAGGATGCTGTTAAAGTTACATCTGAAGCACTTCTATATTACTCTGTTGGACTATATTTCTATACAGGGGTATTTTTAATGACTCGTGCTTTCTATAGTATGGAAAACAGCAAATTTCCAGTGATATCTTCAGCAATCTCAATAGTTATAAATATAGTTTTAAACTTTGTATTCATAGGACCATTTGGATATAAAGGACTTGCACTATCTACTGCTATTGCTGCTGGAGTTAACTTTATGCAGCTTCTATTTGAGTATAGAAGAAAATATATCTGCTTTAATCTTAAAAATACATTTAAATTCCTTATTAAAAGTTCAGTTATATCATTTATTGCTTTTTTAGTAAGTTTTAAAATAGATTTCTCTTTACTTAAACTTGTTGTATTTGGAGTTATCTATCTGGCTTTTTGGGGAAGGGACCTTTATAAAAATAAAATGGAAGTGTTTTAA
- a CDS encoding ScpA family protein yields the protein MEIVLKIDNFEGPLDLLLHLIDKKKVKIAEIKISQLIDEYLAVLEEAKEENLKIKVEFLVIASELLEIKASALLQINEEENKEKELKRRLEDYKLFKEVSLKLAELENEYNISYSRGEGRKIIKKAPKEYDLSKLKASDLYSAYKRYLVEFEEEVMELKLDKNYTLKDEMDSLYLKLYKENRTFDSLFREAENRMHLIYIFLSILELYKEGLILIEGDVVSKITR from the coding sequence ATGGAAATAGTACTGAAGATAGATAACTTTGAAGGTCCTTTGGATCTTCTTCTTCATCTTATAGATAAAAAAAAGGTGAAGATTGCAGAGATTAAGATTTCTCAATTGATAGATGAATATTTGGCAGTTTTAGAAGAGGCAAAGGAAGAGAATCTTAAAATAAAAGTTGAATTTTTAGTTATTGCTTCTGAGCTTTTAGAGATTAAGGCTTCTGCACTTCTACAAATAAATGAAGAGGAGAATAAGGAGAAGGAGTTAAAAAGAAGACTTGAAGATTATAAACTTTTCAAAGAGGTCTCACTAAAACTTGCAGAACTTGAAAATGAATACAATATATCATATTCCAGAGGAGAGGGTAGAAAGATAATTAAAAAAGCTCCTAAGGAGTATGATTTATCAAAACTTAAGGCTTCTGACCTGTATAGTGCCTATAAGAGGTATCTTGTGGAGTTTGAAGAAGAGGTTATGGAGCTGAAACTTGATAAAAACTATACCTTAAAAGATGAGATGGATAGTTTATACTTAAAATTATATAAAGAGAACAGAACTTTTGATTCATTATTTAGAGAGGCAGAGAATAGAATGCATCTAATATATATATTTCTCTCAATACTTGAGCTTTATAAAGAGGGACTTATTCTGATAGAAGGGGATGTTGTATCAAAAATAACTAGATAA